A genomic window from candidate division WOR-3 bacterium includes:
- the asnS gene encoding asparagine--tRNA ligase yields MEIIEISEASKHIGKEVKLKGWLYNKRSKGKIHFLIIRDGTGFIQGVVVKGEVDDRVFEMYDEITQESSIIVSGILREDKRSPYNYEILIKDIELVHKSEDYPVQKKEHGVSFLLPIRHLWLRSRKQWAIMRIRHEIIRSIRDFLDNEGFILIDAPILTPSACEGTTTLFETDYFGEKAYLSQSGQLYMEAACMAHKKVYCFGPTFRAEKSKTRRHLMEFWMVEPEIAYAELNDIIEISERFITYIVERVLEKKKEELKILERDISPLEKINKPFPQITYTEAVQKLKEKFPEFEWGEDFGAPHEHFLSNLYEKPLVITKYPKKVKAFYMKPDPENPDVVLCMDILAPEGYGEIIGGSQREDDYNALLKRMEEEKMPIEDYKWYLDLRKFGSVPHSGFGLGLERTVSWICGLEHIREAIPFPRLLEKIYP; encoded by the coding sequence ATGGAGATTATAGAGATATCAGAAGCTTCAAAACATATTGGAAAGGAAGTAAAGTTAAAGGGTTGGCTTTATAATAAAAGATCAAAAGGTAAAATTCATTTTCTTATAATAAGAGATGGAACAGGTTTTATTCAGGGAGTAGTGGTAAAAGGTGAAGTTGATGATAGAGTTTTTGAAATGTATGATGAAATTACTCAGGAATCCTCAATTATAGTAAGTGGAATACTTAGAGAGGATAAGAGATCTCCTTATAATTATGAAATTTTAATTAAGGATATAGAATTGGTTCATAAATCTGAAGATTACCCGGTACAGAAAAAAGAGCATGGAGTTTCCTTTTTACTTCCAATAAGGCATTTATGGTTAAGGTCAAGAAAGCAGTGGGCAATAATGAGAATAAGGCATGAGATAATAAGAAGTATAAGGGATTTTCTTGATAATGAAGGTTTTATTTTAATAGATGCCCCAATTCTTACTCCTTCAGCCTGTGAGGGAACAACAACTTTATTTGAAACAGATTACTTTGGTGAAAAAGCATATCTATCTCAATCAGGTCAGCTCTATATGGAAGCAGCGTGTATGGCTCATAAAAAAGTTTACTGTTTTGGACCAACATTCAGAGCTGAAAAAAGTAAGACAAGGAGACATTTGATGGAATTCTGGATGGTGGAGCCTGAGATTGCTTATGCAGAACTTAATGATATAATAGAAATTTCTGAAAGGTTTATAACCTATATTGTGGAAAGAGTTCTTGAAAAGAAGAAAGAAGAGCTTAAAATTCTTGAAAGAGACATTTCTCCTCTTGAGAAAATAAATAAGCCTTTTCCTCAAATCACCTATACTGAAGCTGTCCAAAAATTAAAGGAGAAGTTTCCTGAATTTGAATGGGGAGAGGATTTCGGAGCACCCCACGAACATTTTCTTTCAAATTTATATGAAAAGCCACTTGTTATTACAAAGTATCCAAAAAAAGTAAAAGCCTTTTACATGAAACCTGATCCTGAAAACCCTGATGTAGTTCTTTGTATGGATATTCTAGCTCCTGAAGGATACGGTGAAATAATAGGAGGAAGCCAGAGAGAAGATGATTACAATGCGCTTTTAAAAAGGATGGAAGAGGAAAAAATGCCCATAGAGGATTATAAATGGTATCTTGATTTAAGAAAATTCGGTTCTGTTCCTCATTCTGGGTTTGGTCTTGGTCTTGAAAGGACTGTCTCATGGATATGTGGTCTTGAGCATATAAGAGAAGCAATTCCTTTTCCGAGACTTCTTGAAAAGATTTATCCATGA
- a CDS encoding purine-nucleoside phosphorylase has protein sequence MDKIIEFLKNKGIDFVEIGIITGSGWSKIEEFINVHKRIKYSEIEGFPVSSVKGHKGELLFGRFENKSALIFSGRFHYYEGYSMNEVTLPVRILKELGGKILVVTNAAGGLNPSFDIGDLMIITDHINLFPENPLRGKTEFPSMLDAYDEKIIEEIEEIAKERGIKIKKGVYVGWQGPSLETKAEYKFLRIIGADAVGMSTVPEVIMAKALGLKVLGFSAITNMGLGDKVKDISHEEVLKIAENCAKKTGEILKEWIKKYYF, from the coding sequence ATGGATAAAATAATTGAATTTTTAAAAAACAAAGGTATTGATTTTGTTGAAATAGGTATTATTACAGGTTCAGGTTGGTCAAAAATTGAAGAATTTATTAATGTGCATAAGAGAATAAAGTATTCTGAAATAGAAGGTTTTCCTGTTTCAAGTGTAAAAGGACATAAGGGTGAGCTTCTTTTTGGTAGATTTGAAAATAAAAGTGCTTTAATTTTTTCGGGTAGATTTCACTATTATGAAGGATACAGTATGAATGAGGTTACCTTGCCTGTAAGAATTCTTAAAGAGTTAGGAGGTAAAATTCTTGTGGTTACAAATGCTGCCGGTGGTTTAAATCCTTCCTTTGATATTGGAGATCTTATGATAATAACTGATCACATAAATTTATTTCCTGAAAATCCCTTAAGGGGAAAAACAGAGTTTCCATCCATGCTTGATGCCTATGATGAAAAAATTATAGAGGAAATAGAGGAGATAGCAAAGGAAAGGGGAATAAAGATAAAAAAGGGAGTTTATGTTGGCTGGCAGGGTCCTTCTCTTGAAACAAAGGCAGAATATAAATTTTTAAGAATAATAGGTGCTGATGCTGTGGGTATGTCAACAGTGCCAGAGGTAATTATGGCAAAAGCTCTTGGTTTAAAAGTTTTAGGTTTTTCTGCAATTACAAATATGGGGCTTGGAGATAAGGTGAAAGATATAAGTCATGAGGAGGTTTTAAAAATAGCTGAGAATTGTGCTAAAAAGACAGGGGAGATTTTAAAAGAATGGATAAAAAAATATTATTTTTAA
- a CDS encoding DivIVA domain-containing protein produces the protein MKIAPIEIRNADFPRSLRGYDPEKVREFLKTVAEQMEELIRENLTLNERIRDLDSKVEDYRRMENIMKEALLTTQKTTEELKKNAQREAELIISNAKIESEKILENTRRELQKLREEIELLKSKKEGFLWELKSLLETQLEWLNSQFRILEEQKKRI, from the coding sequence ATGAAAATTGCACCAATAGAAATAAGAAACGCAGATTTTCCAAGGTCGCTCAGAGGTTATGATCCTGAAAAGGTGAGAGAGTTTTTAAAAACAGTGGCAGAGCAGATGGAAGAACTTATAAGGGAAAATTTAACTTTAAATGAAAGAATAAGGGATCTTGATAGTAAGGTTGAAGATTACAGGAGAATGGAAAATATTATGAAGGAAGCCTTACTTACCACACAGAAGACAACAGAAGAGCTCAAAAAAAATGCTCAGAGGGAAGCAGAACTTATAATTTCCAATGCTAAAATTGAATCAGAAAAAATTCTGGAAAATACACGAAGGGAACTCCAGAAGTTAAGAGAAGAAATAGAGCTATTAAAGTCAAAAAAGGAAGGTTTTCTCTGGGAATTAAAATCCCTTCTTGAAACTCAATTGGAGTGGTTAAACAGTCAATTTAGAATACTTGAAGAGCAGAAGAAAAGAATTTGA